The Terriglobus roseus region CGAACGAGCCGTACAAGCCGCTGCTGGCAACGAAGCAGCGCACAGGCGGCCGTAACTCCACCGGTAAGCTGACGATCCGTCATCACGGTGGTGGCCACAAGAAGAAGCTTCGTATTATCGACTTCAAGCGCGACAAGTTCGGTGTACCCGGAACCGTTGCGACGATCGAATACGATCCGAACCGCTCCTCGCGTATCGCTCTGATCAGCTACAAGGACGGCGAAAAGCGCTACATCATTCAGCCGGTTGGCCTGAAGGTTGGCATGACGGTGACCTCCGGTCCCGACGCCGACATTCTGGTTGGCAATGCTCTGCCGCTGCGCAACATCCCTGCTGGTACGACGGTCCACAATGTGGAACTGCGTCCTGGTAAGGGTGCACAGATGGTCCGCTCTGCCGGTTCGTCCGCGCAGCTGGTTGCGAAGGAAGGCGACTACGCTCTCCTGAAGCTGCCCTCCGGCGAAACCCGCCGCGTGTTGGTGGACTGCATGGCAACGGTTGGCCAGGTTGGCAACACGGATCATGAGAACATCTCGCTCGGTAAGGCCGGTGCAAGCCGCTGGCGCGGTATCCGTCCGACGAACCGTGGTGTGTCGATGAACCCTGTGGATCACCCGCACGGTGGTGGTGAAGGTAAGACCTCAGGCGGACGTCATCCTGTTACGCCGTGGGGACAGCCGACACGTGGTTACAAGACCCGTAACAACAAGCGGACCGATGTGTTCATCGTCAACCGCCGCAGCAAGTAATTCAGGGAGCGAGAGGAAAACATGGCACGTTCTACAAAGAAGGGCCCATTTATCGACGCCCACCTGATGACGAAGGTTGAGGTGCTGAACACCGCGAACAAGAAGGAAGTCGTTAAGACTTGGTCGCGTCGTTCCACCATCTTCCCGGAGTTCGTGGGTCACACCATTGCCGTGCACAACGGTAAGAAGTTCATTCCGGTCTACGTGACGGAGAACATGGTGGGTCACAAGCTGGGCGAGTTTGCCGCAACGCGTACCTTCAAGGGCCACGCAGCGAAGGCTGAGACGGCCAAGGGTCGTTAAGTCGGGATTAGTTACGTCAGCCTCCGGTTCTGCCGGAGCGCGATAAGGAAGAGTTATGGCGAAGACAGCCGAGAAGAGTGCAGTACGTGAGTTCCGCGCCGAGGCGCGGTTCCAGCGGACCAGCCCGCAAAAGGCGAAGCTGGTGCTGGACACGATCAAGGGCCAGAGCGTGGAAAATGCTCTGAACACCCTGATGTTCACCCGCAAGCGCATTGCTCCCATCGTGGAGAAGGCGCTGCGTTCCGCAGTTCAGAACGCAAACTACCTGAGCCAGGAACAGGGCTTCGATCTGGACATCGATCGTCTGTTCGTGAAGCAGGCTGTTGCAAACGAAGGCCCACGCATGAAGCGTATCCGCCCTGCCCCCATGGGTCGTGCGTTCCGCTATCAGCGTCGCCTTGCTCACATCATCGTGACGGTGGCGGAGAAGAAGTCTGTTGAGGCAACAAAGCAGGCTGAGGCTCCGGTAGCGGCTGCGGAGGGTGGCAAGAAGAAGGCTGCTCCGGCAAAGAAGGCTGCTGCCAAGAAGGCTCCGGCGAAGAAGGCCGCGAGCAAGAAGGCTGCTGCGACTGCGTAAATTTATGGCCGGGCTGTAAGCCGGCCCGGCATCGCCGAGAAGTTGAGGCGGCGAGTAAGTACTGAGTAAGTTCGGAACTAAGTTCTCCGGACGCGAAGTGAAGGGATTAAGTTATGGGTCAGAAGGTCCATCCGTATGGTTTCCGCCTCGGCGTGAACAAGCCGTGGAAGTCGCGCTGGTTTGTGGAGCGTGACTACGACAAGCTGCTGGTTGAGGACGTGAAGCTCAAGGCTGAGCTGCGCGAAAAGCTGAAGGCTGCTGGTGTCTCGTCCGTCGAGATCGAGCGCCCAGGCAACAAGCTGCGCCTCATCATCAAGACCGCCCGTCCGGGCATCATCATCGGCCGCAAGGGCGCTGAGATCGACAAGCTGAAGGCAGACATCCAGAAGCGTACGAACCGCGAAGTGTTCATCGACATTCTGGAAGTCAACAAGCCTGAGCTGGATGCGCAGCTGGTCGCAGAGAACATCGCTCTGCAGCTGGAGAAGCGTGTGTCGTTCCGTCGCGCGATGCGTAAGAGCGTTGATTCGGCTCTGCGTTTCGGCTGCAAGGGCATCAAGGTTCGTGTTTCGGGCCGTCTGAACGGCAACGAAATCGCACGTTCCGAGTGGTATCTGCAGGGTCGTCTGCCGCTGCACACGCTGCGCGCAGACATCGACTACGGCTTTGCCGAAGCGAAGACCACCTACGGAATCATCGGCGTGAAGACCTGGGTCTACCGTGGCGATATCTACGAGCAGAAGC contains the following coding sequences:
- the rplB gene encoding 50S ribosomal protein L2: MPIKTFRPITPTLRFQSKLVNSDITTNEPYKPLLATKQRTGGRNSTGKLTIRHHGGGHKKKLRIIDFKRDKFGVPGTVATIEYDPNRSSRIALISYKDGEKRYIIQPVGLKVGMTVTSGPDADILVGNALPLRNIPAGTTVHNVELRPGKGAQMVRSAGSSAQLVAKEGDYALLKLPSGETRRVLVDCMATVGQVGNTDHENISLGKAGASRWRGIRPTNRGVSMNPVDHPHGGGEGKTSGGRHPVTPWGQPTRGYKTRNNKRTDVFIVNRRSK
- the rpsC gene encoding 30S ribosomal protein S3, which codes for MGQKVHPYGFRLGVNKPWKSRWFVERDYDKLLVEDVKLKAELREKLKAAGVSSVEIERPGNKLRLIIKTARPGIIIGRKGAEIDKLKADIQKRTNREVFIDILEVNKPELDAQLVAENIALQLEKRVSFRRAMRKSVDSALRFGCKGIKVRVSGRLNGNEIARSEWYLQGRLPLHTLRADIDYGFAEAKTTYGIIGVKTWVYRGDIYEQKRRRDNVTTTGAF
- the rplV gene encoding 50S ribosomal protein L22; translation: MAKTAEKSAVREFRAEARFQRTSPQKAKLVLDTIKGQSVENALNTLMFTRKRIAPIVEKALRSAVQNANYLSQEQGFDLDIDRLFVKQAVANEGPRMKRIRPAPMGRAFRYQRRLAHIIVTVAEKKSVEATKQAEAPVAAAEGGKKKAAPAKKAAAKKAPAKKAASKKAAATA
- the rpsS gene encoding 30S ribosomal protein S19, with amino-acid sequence MARSTKKGPFIDAHLMTKVEVLNTANKKEVVKTWSRRSTIFPEFVGHTIAVHNGKKFIPVYVTENMVGHKLGEFAATRTFKGHAAKAETAKGR